CGGGTGACGACGTTGAGCACGTCGGGATGTCGGGGACGTGCGGGTGACGGGGTGAGAGCGGGTCAGGCGGCGGGAAGTGGAGGACCGCGCCGGCTGACGGTGTGACGGAGGACGCCCCGCGTCGGGACGGGCACGACGGCGGGGAAGGCCACCCGGGGGAGGGCGGCGGGCGTCGTGGGGAGGAAGAGCAGGAGGAGCACCGCGCCGAGGCGCCGTCCCGCCGCGCGGAGCAGCGTCCACAGGGCCGCCTCGCCGCGTGCCAGCCACCAGCCGGTGATCAGCGTGGCGGTGAGGTGCGCGACCAGCATGCCCAGGCCCTCGCCCAGCCCCTGGCCGTGCGGGTGCGCGGTCAGGGAGGTCCCCGAGGGGTCGCCGTAGGCGAACAGCTCGTGGAGGAACAGCTGCATGGCGGCCAGGCCCACGCTGATCGTCGTGGTGGACCGCTCGCGCCCGGCGAGCAGTGCGGCCAGGGCCGTGACCGCCGTGGTTCCGGCGACCATCGCCCACGGCGCGGGTCCCGACCCGCCCGCGGCCAGGTGGCCGAGGGCGGCGAGCATCACGCAGACAGCCGAGAAGGCGGCCGCGCGCGTCAACCGTAGGGGGAGCCTGGCATGCATGGTGGGCCATATGTTCTCACGTGCCCGCATCGCCTGCCATTTCGAGGTATCGACCGCACGGTGCTCCATCCATTCCCGGGCGCCTGCAACGTCTGCCGTTTTATGTCATTTGTCGCTATGGTTGCCGCGACCGCGACAAGCGCTCCAGGCCTAGGTGGTGGTGATGCGGCACTTCTTCGGGCTGCTCGTCGGACTGGTCATGACGGCTGTCCTGCTGGTCGGCGGGGGCTGGGCGGTACAGAAGGCCGGGGTGGGCGTGACCACGCTCCCGGTCGAGAGCGGTCCGGCGACGTGGACCGTGCTGGGCGTCATGGCCGGGATCGGCCTGTTCTTCGGCCTGGTGGCCGCCGGCCGGGTATCCCCGGTGGCCGCCTTCATCCCGTCGATGGTCCTGCTCTCCTGGAACGTGGTCTACGCCCTCGACGCCAAGCGGGCCGCCGGCATGCTCTCCGACCTCGTCTCCTTCCACGAGGGGCTCGGACCGGCGGGCCAGGGGATGGCCCTGCTGCTCGCCAACGGCGTCTACGCCCTCCTCGGTGTCGCGCTGTTCGTCCCCATCCTCATGCCCTCCCGCTGGTCCGGCCGGGCACGGCACGAGGACGACGACTACGAATAGCCCCGCCCGCCGAGGGCGCCGGCGGGAGGGCCGTCGCGTGGTCCCCGGGCGGGCGGTGATCGCGCTGACGTCCAGTTCGCCGGTGCCGGGGGCGGTCCGGGAGCTGCGGCACTGGTACGGCCCGGCCAGACGGTTGTGATCGATGTGGGGACCACCGCCGTCAACGTCGCGCGTGCCCTGCCACTGGACTTCTCCGGCACCGTGGCCACCTGCTCCCTGCTGGTCGCCGCGGAGCTCGCCGAGCGGTCCGGCGTCGAGGTCCTCGTCTGCGGAGGCAGGCTCCGCGGCGGAGACCTCGCCCTCTCGAACTCGATCGCCCAGGCGTTCTTCGCCGACCTGCACGCGGATGTCGCCTTCCTCGGCTCCGGCGGGATCAACGCCGTGGCCGGACTGACCGACTACCACCTGGAGGAGGCGGCCGTGCGCAAGACGATCCTGCGGAACGCGGCCTGCTCGTACGCGCTCGCCGACTCCAGCAAGTTCGACCGGATCGCCCGTCACCGGGTCGCCGGTGTGGATGAACTCACCGGTGTCATCACCGAGGCACCACCGCCACCGAGCCTCTACCAGGCCATCACCCGTAAGGGCGGGGTGGTCGTCCTCCCCTGAGGGGTTCAGTGAGCCGGGCGACGCGGCAACGTCACCCGGCTCGAACCACCCACTGCTGCACCATCTGACAATTGACCTGCTCCCTGCCCTGAGGGACGGGGATTCCCGTGCCGCCTACGCGGCAGCTCGCGGCACGCCGCGAGCTATGGAACGGGGTGCTTGACGCTTCACCGACCCGGGCAACCCCGAGTCTCCACGCCCTGAGACGACCGGCCCGGCCGCCTGTCCTCTGGCCTTGATGCATTTTGCGGCGTTCACGTCAGCGTGCTCGGTATACCCGCAGCTGGTGCAACGGAAGAGGGCTTGGCTCTCGCGACTCTTCGCGTCCACCTTCCCGCAGGCCGGAGCCGAGCACGTCTGGGACGTGTAGGCAGCAGGGACCTTACCGATGACGCTGCCGGTACAGCGCGCCTTGGACCGCAACGCGACTTCCAGCCCATACCAGCCCTTATCCAAGATCGCCTTATTGAGGCCAGACTTTTGAGCGACCCGCGAACCCGGCTCCTCGATCGTGCCGGACGCCGAGGCGGTCATGCCACGGACGCCCAGATCCTCCAAGACGATGTGCCCGTAGTCGCGGGTGAGCCGGTGCGCGCTCTGGGCGTTGAAGTCCGCCCGGCGCCACCGAACCCGCCGCATGATCTCCCCCGCCTCACCGGCCACCACCCTGCGCCGGGCCGAGCCCTTCTTCGTAGACGAGGTGTACCGGCAGGTGCCCCACCTCGGAGAAGGGGCTCTGGGCGGTCTGACCGTCCCCGACGAGTCCATCATCTGTACCTGGACCACCAACCTCGCCCTGGCCACGGACGCCGTCCTACGCGGTGCGACGCTCCTGCTGGGCCGCTCGGTCGAGGCGGTCGAGGTCCACGGCGACTCCACCGTGCTGCGCACCTCCGCCGGCGAGGTGAACGCCCGCTGGGTCGTCAACGCGGCCGGACTCGGCGCCGACGTCATCGACCGGCTGTTCGGCTACGACCGTTTCACCGTCACCCCGCGACGCGGCGAGCTGCTGGTCTACGACAAGCTCGCCCGCCCGCTGGTCGACAGGATCGTCCTGCCCGTGCCCACCGCCCGCGGCAAGGGCGTCCTGATCAGCCCCACCATCTACGGCAACGTCATGCTCGGCCCCACCGCGGAGGACCTCACCGACCGCACCGACACCGGGACCTCGGAGCGGGGCCTTGCGTTCCTCCTGGGCAAGGGGGAGAAACTGATGCCCGAGCTCCTGCGGGAGGAGGTCACGGCGACCTACGCCGGCCTCCGCGCGGCCAGCGACCACCCCGACTACCTCGTGGAAGCCGACGGGCGGCGACGTTACGTCCTGGCCGGCGGCATCCGCTCGACCGGTCTGACCTCGGGCATCGCCGTGGCCGAGCATGTCGCCGACCTCGCCCGCGACGCCGGCCTGGTGCTCGTGCCACGAGAGGACCTGCCCGAGCCGCCGCACATGCCCAACATCGGGGAGGCGTACCTCCGTCCCTACCGGGACGCCGCCAGGATCGCCGCCGACCCCGCCTACGGCACCGTGGTCTGCTTCTGCGAGCGGGTGACCGCCGGCGAGATCCGTGACACCTTCCGGTCGCCGATCCCGCCGGCAGGTCAGGTGCGCCTCGTCGCCGACGAGCCCTTCCGGTGGGTGTCGCCGGAGATCCTCCGCCCCGGCGATCCCGCTCCGGCCCGGCGCCGCCTGCTGCTGTGGAGCGACCGTTACATCCCGTTCCCGCGGATCGTCCTACGGCAGGACGGCAAGGTCGTCGGCCGCAGACGGCTGTGGTGGCCCGCCGCTCCCGGCCGGGTGTTCCGCATCCCGACGGGCATCCTCGCCGGGGTCGACCCCCAGGGCGGCACCGTGCACGTGGGCGTGGACGCCTGACGCCCGGGAGTGCCCGCTCCGGCCGGGCCTGAACGGCACTCCCGGGCGTGCCCGCTCAGCCGGCATAGAGGCGGGCGACCACGTCCTCGATGGAGGTCTCGCCGGGGACCGTGGCGCGCAGCGCGTCCAGGGTGCCGTCGAAGGCCAGGGTGCCGTGGTCGGCGTTGAGACGGCGCAGGAACTCGCGCATGGCGGCCTTGCTGACCACGTCGAGGCCGATCGTGGGCTCGTCGAGGACCAGCACGGCGGGGGAGTGGAGGAGGGCGGCGGTGATCTCGCCGCGCATGCGCTGGCCGAGGCTGAGCCGACGGACCGGGGTGTTCATGAACTCGGCGAGGCCGAGCAGGCCGGTCAGGTCGTCCAGCCTGCGACGGAAGTCGTTTTGATCTACTTTGTAAAGGTGCCGGGTCGAGCCCGGCCACCCGGACGCTGCCCGAGGTGGGCGCGAGGATTCCGGTGAGCGTCTTGATCGTGGTGGACTTGCCCGCGCCGTTGGGGCCGAGGTGGCCGACGAACTCTCCGGCCGCGACGGTGAAGGACAGATCCCGTACGGCGTGCACGGTCTTACGCGCGCGGCGGCGGCCCACGGTGAACGAGCGGCAGACCCGGTCGACTTCGATCATGCGGTCAACTCCCCGTCGAACGGTAGCGGCGGATGCCCGCCCGCCAGGCGAGCACGGCGAGGACGGCCAGGGCCAGGGCGGCGAGGGGGGCGGCGAAGCGCAGCCCGTACGGCAGGCCGAGGGGGCCGGGCCGGTCCAGCACGAACAGCCCGGGCTGCCAGTTCGCGAACGCCGGCGGGACGCCGAGCTGGGACAGGGCGATGCAGAGCACGATCAGGGCCTGGACGGTCTTGCCGAGACGGTGCACGCCGAAGCGGTCGGTGGCCACCTGGACGAACGCGCCGGCCGGGCGGATCAGCATGGTGCCGAAGGTGCCGGCCCTGATGTGCGGGCTGAGCCGGTCGACGTTGCCGAAGAGCATGTCGCTCAGCGCGAACGACAGGCTCGCGGTGCCGTACAGGAACATCACCTCGGCCAGGTCGAAACCGGCCGGCGACCCGGTGTGCTGGAAGATCACCCAGATCGCCAGGACGTCCAGCGCGTTCACGGCGAGCGAGCCGGCGGCCATCATGGGTGTCTCCGGCGGCGGCAACGGGTTTATCTCTGACGGGTCGTGCCACAGGCGTGGTTTGGTCGACATATGGCCTCAATAGTGATAATGCAGGGACCTGCTGAATGGAAGGATGTTCTGCGGGAATCCTCTTTGGTGGAGGTCCGCATGCGTTACGAGATCGACGTGGACGTTTGCCCGGGTTATCCGGTGAGCTGGCAGGCTGCTGCCCTCAACGCGGTGATGCGGGGCACCCTCAAACCGATCTCCGGTCTGCTGCTGAGGGCCGATGTCGGTGTCGTGGCGGCCTCCCGCCTCTTCGGGCTGGCGGGGAGGATGCGCCTCCCCCTGCCCGACCACGTGAGCGTGGGGCAGGAACAGGTCGGGACGTGCTCGGGTGAGTGGGTCCGCGCGGGCCGGGGGCTCGACGGAGGCGCCGATCGGGAACTCGACGAGAGCCGGGTGCTGCTGTACTTCCACGGAGGCGGTTACTTCTTCTGTTCTCCGGCGACGCACCGGCCGATCACCTGGCGCCTGTCGGCCGCCGCCGGCTGCCCGGTGCTGGCCGTCGACTACCGCCAGTGCCCGGCCCACACGCTGGCCGAGTCCCTCGAGGACGCGATCGCCGCCTACCTGTTCCTGCTGGAACGCGGTTACGACCCGGCCCGCATCCTGTTCGCCGGCGACTCCGCCGGCGGCCATCTCACTCTGGTCACGCTGCTGGCGCTACGCGGCAGGGGGTTGCCGTTGCCCGCCGCCGCGGTGTGCCTGTCGCCGTGGACCGACCTCACCGATGTGTCCCGCCGGGCCAACCGCCTGGTCGACCCGCTGATCCCGGCGGGCCGTGTCGACTGGCTCGCCCGCCGCTGGACCGCCTGTCTCGATCCTCGTGATCCGCTGGTCTCTCCGGTCTTCGGTGACTACAGCGGCCTGCCGCCGCTGATGATCGTCACCGGCTCCACCGAGGTCCTCCGCGACGAGGGGCGTCGTGTCGCGGAGCGGGCCCGCGCCGGCGGGGTCCCGGTGACCTACGAGGAGTGGCGCCGCATGCCCCACGTCTTCGCGATCCTCGCCGACCTCGTCCCCGAGGCCCGTCGGGTCTTCTGGCACATCGCCCGCTTTCTCGGCGCCGTGCGGGAGCTCTCCGCCGGGAACGCTCCGGCGCGGGAGCCCGCGGCGCCGGACCTCTCCGCGGAGAGCGTTCCGGAACGGTCCGACGCCGGTGCCGTCGCGGCAGGGAAACCGCCCGCGCGGTCCGGCTCCGCGGCGGCGTGACAGGGCATGGCTCTCCGGTCACGCCGGCACATCCAGTATCACGACATGTCCTGGACATCACCGGTGGCTTACCGCGAGGGATCATTCGCCTTACCTGTCATAACCCTTGTGACAGGTCGGAGGCGAAGCTCCCTTGGATACCGCCACAGTGTGCTTGCCGTAGCCGGTACACGAGAGGTTCATCCAGGATGGCGCGTGGCGGAACTGGTCCCATAAGCGGCATGCCGCCCGGTGTGCGGCCGCTGACCGTCGGGGACCCGGTCATCATCGGCCGCTACCTTCTGCTGGGCCGTCTCGGCGCCGGCGGCATGGGCGTGGTCTACCTTGCCGAACACCCGCAAGGTGGGGTGGTAGCCCTGAAGACCCCGCATCCGGTGCATCTCAACGATGCCACGCTCCGCGCTCGTTTCGCTGAGGAAGTGGAATTCTCCCGGCGAGTCATCCCTTTCTGCACCGCCGCCGTGGTCGAGGACGGCACCGACCGGGGCCGGCCCTACCTGGTCTCCGAATACATCCCCGGGCCGGCGCTGTCCCAGGTGGTGTCCGCCTGGGGGCCGCTGACCCCGGACCTCGCCTACGGCGTCGCACTCGGGGTGGCCGCCGCGCTGGTGGCCGTGCACGAGGCGGGGCTGGTCCACCGCGACCTCAAGCCCGGCAACGTTCTGCTGTCGGCCACCGGGCCCCGGGTGATCGACTTCGGCATCGCCAGGGACGTGGACGCCCTTGCCATGCACACGCAGGCGGGGCAGGTCATGGGGAGTCCCGGCTGGGTGGCTCCGGAACGGCTCACCGGTGGTGTCGCGCTGCCCGCCTCCGACGTCTTCGCCTGGGGATGCCTGATCGCCTATACGGCCACCGGCCACCATCCCTTCGGTGCCGGCGAGCCCGACGGGCTGGCCCGGCGCGTCATGGTCGAGCCGCCCCGTGTCGCCTCGGTGCCGGCCCTGCTGCGTCCGGCTGTCGAGGCCTGCCTGGCCAAGGACCCCGCGTACCGGCCCCGGGCCGCCGACCTGCTCGGCGCGCTGCTCGCGGCGGGTGGCGTGGGCGAGCCGTGGGATCTCCGCGTCGCGGTCGCCGAGGTGCTGGCCGAGATCTGGACACCGGTGCCCCATCCGCCCGGGGGCGGTCACGTGCGGCTCGTTCCCGCGGGACCGGTGCCGGAGCAGCCGCCGACGTCCGCGAAAACCTCCCGGCGGGCGGCGCCGCGCAAGGGTGCTCACCTGTCGCAGGCGAGTTTCGCGGCGCTGGCCACGGTGTCCATGGCGGCCGTCACGGTGGTCGCCGCGGGCAGCGGCGGCAGCGGCAGCGGCGGGGCCGGTGTCGACGGCGGCCCCGCCGCCCCCCAGCAGGTGCCGATGGTGGTTCCCGTCCAGGAGACGACCCTCGGTTCCACCTCCCGAGGTCCCCGCCTGCCGGGGGACAGGCCGCAGACCACGCCGCCGGTGACGCCCTCCACGGTCCGGGTCACCACGACCCACACCGTCTCGGTGCCCCCGCTGGGCGACTATCACGGCAAGCCCCGGCCGGACCGTCCGCGGGGCGGTGACGACCCGTCGGAGGAAGGTGAGCCGCAGACCTGCGCGGATGGGATGGGGAAGGGCCGCGGCAAGGGCCGCGACAGGGACTGTCCCACGACGCCGGCCAGCCCGAGGCCCTCGCCCTCCTTCACCCAGATTCCGCAGACCGGAGAGGGGGAGAGCCCGGTCCCCTCGCCGGTGCCGTCCGCGACGGCAACCCCGCCCCCGCCGAGCATGAGTCCCTCGATGCAGATCGGTGACTGAGGGGGCCCGCCCGGCTCCGGCGGGCCGGTGATCGCCGTCTGTTCCCCGAGCCGCCGGCCGGTTCCGGAGTGATCATTTTTCCTTGATCGTCACCGCATGGACGGGCCACGGTGCAAACTGGTGCATCCGTTATGGTGGTCGGCGCATATCGAGTCAGGGGGAAGACCGATGGACGGGTCCGTGTCCGGGGCGGTGGAGCTGAGCGGGGTCGGCGTGCGGGCGGTCGGGCGCACCCTGCTGGCCGATATCGACTGGCGGGTGGAGTATGGCCAGCACTGGGTGGTGCTCGGGCCCAACGGGGCGGGCAAGACCACCTTGCTGTCGCTGCTGGCCGCCGTACGGCATCCCACCGAGGGGGTCGCCACCGTGCTCGGCCAGCGGCTGGGCCGGGTCGACCTGAGGGAGTTGCGCCGCCACATCGGCCTGGTCGCGGCCAGCCAGCGGCTCGTCGACGAGGAGTTGCTGGAGGAGGAGGGGGCCACCGCGCACACCGTCGTGCTGACCGGTCACACCGGGACCAGCGCCCCCCTGTGGGACCGGTACGGCCCGGCGCAGCACGAGCGGGCCCACACGCTGCTGGCGGACCTGGGGTGCAAGGATCTCGCCGACCGGCTCTTCCGTGTCTGCTCCCAGGGCGAGCGGGCCCGGGTCCGGGTGGCCAGAGCACTGATGGCCGACCCGGTGGTCCTGCTGCTGGACGAGCCGTTCGCGGGGCTCGACCTGCCTGCCCGTGAGGATCTGATCACCGCCGTGGAGGATCTGGCGGCGACCCGTCCGGCGCTGACCACGGTCACCGTCACCCACCATCTGGAGGAGGTTCCGGCCACCACCACCCATGCCCTGCTGATGCGCGACACCCGCGTTCAGACGGCCGGCCCGGTGGCGGAGATCCTGACGGGCGAGAACCTGTCGGAGTGTTTCGGCAGGCGGCTGCGGATCGACAACCTCGACGGCCGCTGGTACGCCCGGGCCGTCCGTCGCTGAGCCGTCCGTTTCCCAGGGAGATCGGTGCGCCGGCGGCGGGGTCCGCCTGTGGCCCCTGCCCGTGGTCGTCGCCCGCGGGCAGGGGAGCGCGGTCAGTCCTTTTTGCGCTGGCGGATGAGGCCCATGAACCCGGGGCTCGGCTTGAACTTCGCCGTCCAGGTCTCGTCGATCTCCAGGGGCTCACCGGTCTGCGGGTTGCGCCCGGTCCGTGCCGGCTTGTGCACGATCTCGAACGACCCGAAACCGGGGATCGCCACCTTCTCCTCGGCCGCCACGGCCGTCTGGATGGTTCCCAGGATCGCGTCCAGGGCCGCGGCGGTCTGCCGCCTGCTGAGCCCCGCCTCGGCCGCGGCCTTCTCGATCAGCTCGCGCTTGTTCATGAGGACAGTTAACGCTATTCCGGCCGTGTCCATCGAGCCCCGTCCCGCCCCGCGGCGTCGCCGGCGCGCGCCGGACGATCTGGTCCGGGCCGGCCCGTCGCCGGCCGGCGGCTGGGTGACGGAGGGTGCCCGCCGCCCGGCCGGACGACGGGCACCCTCCGCTGTTCAGCGGTCGGACTGGGCGGCCAGTCGTTCCGCCTCCTCGTGCAGGGCCTCAACAAGGAGAAGCTCCAGGCGGAGGACTTCGTCAACGAGGCCGTCCAGAACTCCCATACGGGCCTCCCTGTCTACTCCGACGTCCCGGGGGCCGCAGAAGTTCACCTCCATATCGGATGGGACTCGGCTGTAACTCCTGCCGCTCGAGGCCCGATCACTACGCCGCGACGAGCTCTCCAAGGTCCACGAGCCGTCCGACGTCGCGCACGTCCATGCAGTAGGCCAGCACGACCCGCTGCCCTCCGATCCGCTGGGTCACGCGCAGGAACGGCAGGTCATTGAGCATGATCGCCTCGACTTCTATGCCGTCGGGCCCTTCCCAGATACCCATGAGGTTGAGGTTACGAAGAGTCAGGTAAGGCCGGGGTAACCATCCGGGCATATCGTGATGGTCTGTGTCAAATGTGCCGGTTTCCCCTGGTTCGGCGATGATTAGCCGAGTCGCTGTGGGTAACAGGACGTCCCAATCCGAGTATTTGAGGAGAAGTCAACATGGCTCTGCCCAAGCTAACCCCCGAACAGCGTCAGGCCGCTCTTGCCAAGGCCGCCGAGACCCGTACGGCCCGCGCCAAGCTTCTGGCCGAGGTCAAGTCCGGGTCTGTGAGCCTTGAACAGCTGCTCGGCCGGGACGACGACATCGCCAAGCGCATCAAGGTGTCGCAGGCCCTGCGCGCGCTGCCGGGCATTGGCAATGTGAAGGCCGCGCAGCTCATGGAGGAGGCCGACGTGGACGAGGCCCGTCGTCTCGGTGGACTCGGCGCGCAGCAGCGTCGCAAGCTGATCGAGGCCGTCACCGGCTGAGGCGGCCGGTGACGGCCGTCTCGCGGGCCCGCACCGTCTGAACCACTCAGGACCGGGCGGACCGTTCAGACGGTGGTGGCCGCCCTCCGGAGCCGGGCGACCGTTCAAGGAGCCGGCTGACGGAAGCGGGAGGCCCCGCCGTACGGACGTGGGGGGAGTCCGTACGGCGGGGCCTCGGTCGACGACCTGGTCGTCACGTCCACCCGGGGGTTCCCATGCCCTGGAAGTCCCCGGGCGGACGTGGTCCGAAGGGATCAGTGAGCCTTCTCGAACTGCTCCTCCTCCGTGGAGCCCCGCAGGGCCGTGGTGGAGGAGTCCGGCGCGATGGCCGTGCTGACCAGGTCGAAGTATCCGGTGCCGACCTCGCGCTGGTGGCGGGTGGCGGTGTAGCCGTGCGCCTCGGAGGCGAACTCGGCCTCCTGGAGCTCGACGTAGGCGGTCATGCCGTCGGCGGCGTAGCCCTGGGCCAGGTTGAACATCGAGTGGTTGAGCGAGTGGAAGCCCGCCAGCGTGATGAACTGGAACTTGTATCCCATGTGGCCGAGCTCGCGCTGGAACTTGGCGATGGTCGAGTCGTCCAGGTGCTTCCTCCAGTTGAAGGAGGGCGAGCAGTTGTAGGCCAGCATCTGGTCGGGATACCTGGCCTTGACGGCCTCGGCGAACTCGCGGGCCACGTCCAGGTCCGGCAGGGAGGTCTCCATCCAGAGCAGGTCGGAGTGGGGTGCGTAGGCCAGACCCCGGGCGATGCAGGAGTCGACGCCGTTGCGGACGCGGTAGAAGCCCTCGGCGGTGCGCTCGCCGGTGGTGAATTCCTGGTCACGGGGGTCGACGTCGGTGGTCAGAAGCGTCGCGGCCTGGGCGTCGGTCCGCGCGATGATCAGGGACGGGACACCCAGCACGTCGGCCGCGAGGCGGGCCGCGCTGAGGGTCTTGACGTGCTGGCCGGTCGGGATCAGGACCTTGCCGCCCAGGTGGCCGCACTTCTTCTCGGAGGCGAGCTGGTCCTCCCAGTGCACGCCCGCCGCACCTGCGGCGATCATGCCCTTCATCAGCTCGAAGGCGTTGAGCACGCCGCCGAAGCCCGCCTCGGCGTCGGCCACGATCGGTGCGAGCCAGTGCGGTGCGTCCTGGTCCCCCTCCGACCAGGTGATCTGGTCGGCGCGGAGCAGCGCGTTGTTGATGCGGCGGACGACGGCCGGGACCGAGTTCGCCGGATAGAGGCTCTGGTCCGGGTAGGTCTGCCCGCCGAGGTTGGCGTCGGCCGCGACCTGCCAGCCGGACAGATAGATCGCCTTCAGGCCCGCCTTCACCTGCTGCACGGCCTGGTTGCCGGTCAGCGCGCCGAGCGCGTGCACGTAGTCCTCGGTGGTGAGCAGCTCCCACAGCCGCTCGGCGCCGAGCCGGGCGAGGGTGTGCTCCTCCTGGACCGACCCCCGCAGCCGGACGACGTCCTCGGCCGTGTAGGTCCGCTCGGTGCCCTGCCAGCGGGGGTTGGTCTCCCATTCGCGCCGCAGCTCATCTGCGGCTCCCTTGAGGCGATCGTTCATTTTTCACTCCTTGTCGTCCCCTGGGTGCCTTGCTCTGAGTGTGCGCTCGGGCGAAATGGGTCAACAAGGCCGACCTTCCCGAAAAAACCTATTATTTTCTTGTATCGCTAATACTGACCGGTATTGGAGAGAGAAGAAATTAAGAGTTTGCGATATGGACTAGACCAATCCGGGCGGTTGGGGGTCGCGGGGGAGGGGAGGGGTGAAATAATCCTCGAAATTTCGTTTAGCATCGTGCTATGGCATCCCTGGTCGGTGAAGAACCGCTGTCCTTGACGCAGGAGCTCGACCTCATCGCGTTCGGTCAGCGCCTGAGACACCTGCGCAAGCAGCGCGGGCTCACCCTCTCCGACCTGGGCGAACGGGTCAGCCGCGCGCCGAGTCAGCTCTCCCTGCTGGAGAACGGCAAGCGCGAGCCGAAGCTGTCCCTGCTGAAGTCCCTCGCCGCCGCGCTCAACGTGCCGGTCGAGGAGCTGCTCCGCCGCCAGGCGCCCAGCCGCCGGGCGCAGCTGGAGATGGCGCTGGAGGAGGCGCAGCGCGACCCGCTGTACGCCGGACTCGGCCTGGCCAGGCTGAAGGTCTCCGCGCGCGTCCCCAACGACGTGCTCGAACACATCCTCGGCCTCTACGGCGAGCTGCGCTCACGCCAGGCGAAGGGCACCGCCACCCCCGAGGAGGCGCGTGTCGCCAACGCCGAGCTCCGCCGCATGCAGCGTGAGCGGGGCAACTACTTCGAGGAGATCGAGAAGGCGGCGGCCGAGGCGCTCTCCGCGGTCGGCTACCGCGCGGGCGCGTTGTCGCAGAGCACCGTCCAAGCCCTGGTCACCCATTTCGGCTACACCGTTCAGACGGTCCAGGACCTGCCCCGCACGGTCCGCTCCATCACCGACCTGCGCAACCGGCGGATCTACGTCAAGCACGAGCAGCTCGGCATGCACACCCCCCGCACAATCCTGCTGCAGACCCTCGGCCACCTCGCCCTGGGCCATCACAAGCCCCGCGACTTCGCCGACTTCCTCCGCCAGCGGACCGAGGCCAACTACTTCGCCGCCGCCGTGCTGGTGCCCGAGGCCACCGCCGTGCCGTACCTGAGAGAGGCCAAACAGGACCGGGCGCTGAGTGTTGAGGACCTGCGGGACGTGTTCGCCGTCTCCTACGAGATGGCCGCGCACCGGTTCACCAACCTGGCCACCCACTTCCTCGACCTGAGCTGCCACTTCGTCCGCAACAACGCCGGCGGGATCATCTACAAGGCCTACGAGAACGACGGCATCGTCTTCCCCGCGGACGAGCAGGGCGCCATCGAGGGCCAGCGGATGTGCCTGCAGTGGTCGGGGAGGCAGGTCTTCCACTCCCCGGACAGGTTCTCCGTCTTCTACCAGTATTCGGACTCGCCGACCGGCACCTACTTCTGCGTCGCCCACGTCGACCCCTCGCGGGAGCGGGACTTCGCCATCACCCTCGGCGTGCCGTACCGCGAGTCACGCTGGTTCCGTGGCAGGGAGACCACCCACCGCACCAAGTCGGAGTGCCCCACCGGTGACTGCTGCCGCCGCCCGCCCGCCGAGCTCACCCAGCGCTGGGAGGGCTACGCCTGGCCGTCGGCGCGCGGTAACTCCCACGTCCTCGCCGCGCTGCCCCCGGGATCCTTCCCCGGTGTGGACGAGGCGGACGTCTACACCTTCCTGGAGCGTCACGCCGCCGAGTGACCCCGCGACAGGATGAGCGACGGGTGGCCGAAGAACTGGTAGGCAGCCCCGGTGGCGGGGACCTGGCAGCGCAGGGAGCGCAATACCTCGGCGACGGGCTCCCCGCCCAGGCAGCGGCGGTAGAACTCCGGCGCCAGGCCGTCGGCGACCGGCCACAGCGGGGCGACGACCCCGCTCGCGCCCGCGAGCAGGAACGCCTGGCAGTCTCCCGGCTCCTCCAGGAAGACGAACGGCCCGCCGGCCATG
This DNA window, taken from Streptosporangium album, encodes the following:
- a CDS encoding ABC transporter ATP-binding protein; its protein translation is MDGSVSGAVELSGVGVRAVGRTLLADIDWRVEYGQHWVVLGPNGAGKTTLLSLLAAVRHPTEGVATVLGQRLGRVDLRELRRHIGLVAASQRLVDEELLEEEGATAHTVVLTGHTGTSAPLWDRYGPAQHERAHTLLADLGCKDLADRLFRVCSQGERARVRVARALMADPVVLLLDEPFAGLDLPAREDLITAVEDLAATRPALTTVTVTHHLEEVPATTTHALLMRDTRVQTAGPVAEILTGENLSECFGRRLRIDNLDGRWYARAVRR
- a CDS encoding HU family DNA-binding protein, with the translated sequence MNKRELIEKAAAEAGLSRRQTAAALDAILGTIQTAVAAEEKVAIPGFGSFEIVHKPARTGRNPQTGEPLEIDETWTAKFKPSPGFMGLIRQRKKD
- the mihF gene encoding integration host factor, actinobacterial type is translated as MALPKLTPEQRQAALAKAAETRTARAKLLAEVKSGSVSLEQLLGRDDDIAKRIKVSQALRALPGIGNVKAAQLMEEADVDEARRLGGLGAQQRRKLIEAVTG
- the aceA gene encoding isocitrate lyase; this translates as MNDRLKGAADELRREWETNPRWQGTERTYTAEDVVRLRGSVQEEHTLARLGAERLWELLTTEDYVHALGALTGNQAVQQVKAGLKAIYLSGWQVAADANLGGQTYPDQSLYPANSVPAVVRRINNALLRADQITWSEGDQDAPHWLAPIVADAEAGFGGVLNAFELMKGMIAAGAAGVHWEDQLASEKKCGHLGGKVLIPTGQHVKTLSAARLAADVLGVPSLIIARTDAQAATLLTTDVDPRDQEFTTGERTAEGFYRVRNGVDSCIARGLAYAPHSDLLWMETSLPDLDVAREFAEAVKARYPDQMLAYNCSPSFNWRKHLDDSTIAKFQRELGHMGYKFQFITLAGFHSLNHSMFNLAQGYAADGMTAYVELQEAEFASEAHGYTATRHQREVGTGYFDLVSTAIAPDSSTTALRGSTEEEQFEKAH
- a CDS encoding helix-turn-helix domain-containing protein; this encodes MASLVGEEPLSLTQELDLIAFGQRLRHLRKQRGLTLSDLGERVSRAPSQLSLLENGKREPKLSLLKSLAAALNVPVEELLRRQAPSRRAQLEMALEEAQRDPLYAGLGLARLKVSARVPNDVLEHILGLYGELRSRQAKGTATPEEARVANAELRRMQRERGNYFEEIEKAAAEALSAVGYRAGALSQSTVQALVTHFGYTVQTVQDLPRTVRSITDLRNRRIYVKHEQLGMHTPRTILLQTLGHLALGHHKPRDFADFLRQRTEANYFAAAVLVPEATAVPYLREAKQDRALSVEDLRDVFAVSYEMAAHRFTNLATHFLDLSCHFVRNNAGGIIYKAYENDGIVFPADEQGAIEGQRMCLQWSGRQVFHSPDRFSVFYQYSDSPTGTYFCVAHVDPSRERDFAITLGVPYRESRWFRGRETTHRTKSECPTGDCCRRPPAELTQRWEGYAWPSARGNSHVLAALPPGSFPGVDEADVYTFLERHAAE